TTAATTCTTTAAATAGTGGCCATGGGTTGGTGTTATATTTGCCATTTAATAAATCATTAAATTTCTTTCCAATACTATCTCTATAAGCTTGTCCATATTGTCCTGCATTAACCATAATAACTATGCCTAATTTTTTTGATGGGAAAACTTCCACAAAAGTTTTTGAATAAGTGGTGTCGCCACCATGGTATATCCTGACTTTGTATGGATTACTATTGATCGCCCTTTCCCATCCTAAACAATATAATTCATCGCTAGAGTGGGTCATTATTTGTCCTCTTCTTGTCTCATCTAAATTCTTTTTTGAAACAATTCGAATTCCATTATAAATTCCAGTATCTGCTATTTGGAATTTAAGCCAGTTGACCATATTGTTAACAGAACAGCCCATACTTCCCGCAGGACCAATACCATCAAGATTTGATACATGACATGGAATTATTGACCCATTACCCACATATAATATTAAACTTTTTCCAAAGTATAGCCATTAGTATATTTCAATTATTATTCTTTATCAAACTTCACCGTGAATAAATTTTAAGATGAATATCGTTTAAACAACCTACAAACAGCGAGAGAGATCCAATATGGTAAATCTTTATCACTTCCACGTGTGATCTTTAGATTAAAATTTCCATTTTCATTCTGTTTATTTTTTAGAAATTCTAATCCTCCTTTAATTTTTGGATTTTGGGTGTTAAAACCCAGGAAATAGAGAGGATCAAGTGCAGATATGATATCTGTATATAAGAAAGGGAAGGATACTCTTTCCCAGAAATTTTTACTTTTTCTATCTGGATATTTATCGTTGGTAAAAAAGCAAGAAATTAGCAGTTGACCTGCTTTTTTAGCATGATCAGATTTTCGATACTTTGAATGGGCTGCAAATGCTCGAAGTACCATTGCAGTAACTAGATGGGAGAATGGTTTAGATTTATCTGGCTGTATAAGTTCCTTATTATTAAAGGCATCTCCTATATTAAATCCCATTGTTCTAAATGGTAAAGCCCAACCCCCATCATTTTGTCTAATGGATAATAACCAATCAAATCCTTTTAATATGCGGGGATCGTTATTGTATCCTGCTTTGATTAAAAGTTCCATTATAGCGGGAGAGTAGGTTGTGGAATACTGGTTGGCGTAAATTCCTCGAAAATCCCCTTCTTCGCTTTGGGACTTGAAAATATATTCTGCAGCTTTTTGGATTGATTTGTGCTCTTTATTAAATCCATATTTTTCAACTAGTTCTCCTAAAATCAGATAAGTTTGATATTGGTTGTAATCAACATGATCCATCTGATTTGGGCCAGTAGGATATTTCCATGAACCATTATCTTCCTGTTTTTTGAGGATTTTATTTGCTTGGGGCAATTCCCACAACATTTCAATAGATTCAACCTTTTTACCTAGAAGATCCCGCAAAGTAAAATATTTGATGGCTTCATTTCCTAAAGATAGGAGATTAGATACTGGATTAACTTTCAATTCTTCATGCCAAACACTCATTTGATCATCTCAAAGTATTCTTATAATTTCTTGAAATAGATATATATCCGAACATGCTAAATGTCTCTAGTCACTAATTACATTTATAATGGTACTATTTGGATCCAAATAGTGATACAGCTTTGAAATAGACAATCTAAAGCAATTTGCCTTAATTAACCATTTTTATATAATGAATATGATAATAATATTATATTAAATCACAATAAATTTATATTTTAACGATGTCTCTGCAAAATATTGAAGAAATTATATAAAAATATTTAATATGATTCATTTGAATAGACGCAGTCAGAATATAGCATGTAAAATATATTCAAGAGAGTTAACATGGGATTGGATACCATGAAAAAGTTCAAAAATTTAATGTAGGAAGTAATACAGATATAAAGATTAGAAAAACCTTTGTAAACTAAAATAATAATTTTTTAGAGGTAAACTATCATGGTAGCAATTCCCCAAATTCCGCCAATCTCACAAAAAATGTTTTATATAATCATAGCAATCATAATTATAATTGGATTAATATTTGCACTCCTACAATTTAGACGCATCAGAAAAGCACAGAAAAATGTGGATTCATTGACAAAGGAGACAACTCAAAGGAAAATAGATCTTGTAAGAAGAGATCTTAAATCGCATGGAATAAAGAGTGATCTGGTGTTGCCACCGGAATTTCCAGGGTCAACAACAGAAAACAAATCCACTATATCTGATATGGGAGGATCCTATAATTACGATATAAGGGAGAAGATAAGGGATTTTGAATCAACAACAGGATTTAAAAAAATCCAAAAATCACTCGGTGCAATAGAGAATAGGGAAAGGCAATTCGAGAGGAAAGAAGATAAATTTGAAATGGATGAACAGGAATTTAAACGGAGAATAAGTAAATTTGATAGAGATAAATGATTATAAAGCTCATATTAATTCATTATTAAATTCATTATTTAAATTCCAGTAAATTTTGAATAAATTATAGTAGGGGTTGGTTTGTAATGGTTGAAAAATCTTCTGGTGCTGAAAAATCCACGGGTATAGGTGACAAAGTACGTACAACAATTTCTGGTGCAACTGATAGTAGTATGATAAACAATGTCAGTGAAAAGGTATCTGGTGTAGGTGAAAAACTAAAAGGCACGGTTAAAGGTGTTCCAAAATCCACAGACACACTTTCAAATAAAATAGATCTGTTTTTAAACGATAAAAGTGACCAGCTAATAAAAGACTGGGAACTAGCAACCAAAGAAGATATTATAGACATTGAAAAGAGGTACTCAAAAATATCACGCGATATGGGCGAACTCGACAGTAGATTCAATGAATATAGAGGATTTACCGACAAAAAACTCAAAAAAATCGAGGACCGACTAGACAAACTGGAAAACAATGAATAATATAAATATTTATCAAAACAAATTTCTTCTAATCAAACCAGATTCGCAAACTTGTCCATCAGATGTTTGTACGTTTTAATATTCTACTTTTTTACAAACAATCAATATATTTTGTATTGATAAAAAAATAAATGGATTGGAGAGGTTTTTAAATTTCTACCATTACTTCGTTTCTCCTGAAAAATCCTGGAACTACAGGATTATTATATTGGGCTACAATATAGTTTGATTTTGGTTTAATGCCTTCCTTTTCCATCCATCCTTTGAGTTCTTCCATTTCTTTATGGGCGAGTTTATGATTAACACGACCACGGAACCTAAGCACAACCATTTTCTGGTTTCTAATTTCTTTAAAGATTATTCTATTATCTTCTGGCTCTGGCAGAGTGTCTAAAGTGTACTTGGATGGCATGGTAAAAGAAATTCGATATGTATGCTTTCCACTGTCTTCTTCAGTTACTGGAACGACCATTTCAATCTTCTCTGGTTCATCAACAACTTCTTCACTTACAGGGGCAGTCATTTCAATTTTCTCAGAATGCATAGCTTCTTCTGTAACAGGGATTGTCATTGGTATTTTTTCTGAAACCGATATGTTTTCCCCGGAAACTGGAGCAGTCATAGGGATATTAGAACGCTTTTTATTTCCTCCAAATATATAGTTTGCCAGAATTCGGAAGCCCAATCCAATTGCTTGATCATAATCAGATTCAACATCTACTTGGGCCAGAATATAACCCGGATATACTCTGATTTCAATATCTTCATCCTTTTTCTCAACAGAGTACTTAGGTGTTTCAGTCATCAAATCCCCCCTAAACTTCTAAAAATATTTAATATCAAATATTCATCCCTACGTAGAATATAATATTTATTTTTGTTCTGCTTCCTTCTTTAATTCCTTATTCATCAATTCAAAGCCAGTTTTGGTGTCCTTTAGTAATCCTGATATAAATGGTACCAACAATCCTCTGAATGTTTCTTTTTGAACGAACAGAACATTCTCATTATCCAATTTCTTAATACTTAAATTGTGTTCTCCATCTACCAATTTGGGGAGGTAAAATTTTCCAATCCATCTAATTTCTTTTTCAGGTTCATATTTCAATAATTTAGGTTTAAATTTCATTGCATTTGAATTTGGAGGTTTAATCTGCACATAAATTTGAGAACCTACCTTGAGATTACCTAAAATTTCTTTAATAAAAGGATTCCACCTTCTAAAATCATCAAAATCAGTGAGTATATTCCACACTGTAGAGGGAGATGCATTGATCTGAATTTCAGTATAGATTTCCTTCATAACTTTATATATCTATTTGATCACACAAAAAATTTCCTAAAAAAGTATAAAAATTTCTAAAATAAACATTTGTAGGTAGAATTTCCGGTTAAATTTTCATCTTTTTTATCTTATATTTTCAAAAATCCATTTAACAAGTGTATCTATCACATCTTTATGAACATGGCCCTCAACAGCATATTCCTGTGGTGTTGATTTACCTTCTCCTTTAATAAATAAATGATTCAGCTTTGGGAAAACCTTAAAAGATGCGTTTGTATTCTTATCTAAAGCCTTTTTCCATCCTTCAAAATCTACTGCTGCTAAAACCTGATAGTCACGTTCACCCTGAAGAATTAGTAGGGGTATTTTTAAATCTTTAACAATATCTACAGGATTATTATCGTGTAAATCCTTCCAATAAACCATTGGAATTCCTAAAGGCATATCCTGTCGAGACATCGTATCAACTAATTCAGGATCCTTCAGTTTAACAACATTTACCTTCAAAGTTTCAAGCTCTTGTTTCTGTTCCTCTGTAATGCTTCCTGTTAAATTGTAAAGATAAGTTAACTGGTCCAAAATAGTTTCTTCAAGGGAACGGGTTATCCCTGCCATCATAACCGCCCCTGAAAGATCCTGGTCAATTGCAATACGGGGCATAACAGTTGCTCCTAAACTGTGTCCCATAACAAAGATATTTTTCGGGTCAATGGATTTAATGTTGTGCATTAAACGAACTGCTTCCTGCGCATCGTCTATAACCTCTTCTTTTACAGTTATTTCATCAATATCTTGGGCTGTGAATTCTTTGGCATATTTAAAAGTTCTTTTATCGTATCTTAAAACTGCAACACCTTGTGAGGCTAAGCCCCATGCAAGATCACGGAAAGGTTTGTTGGGTCCAATTGTTTCATCCATATCATTGGGTCCGGACCCATGCACCAGTATCACACAGGGAAAAGGACCGGAACCTTCAGGTAAAGTCAATGTACCTGGTAAAGCCCACTTCCCCTCACCCACAGTAACATCTAACTCATGAAATAGGGATTTATCAACATATTCTGGAGTATGGTATGGCATATTTACTGGTATGAAAAATAAACCGCTTATTTGTTCTTTTTCATTAAATACTATCTGTACATCAACATTAAACCTCTGAAACTGACATTTGATAACAATTATCCTGTGATGGTCCTTTTCAGTAAATTTAGATGGCAATATCTGCATTAGACTACCAGCTTCAATAACAATTTTCTCCCATGATTCTTTTAATTTATCTTCGCTCAAAGATTCCATCTGGCTGTCAAATCTACTTCTGACTCCTGCAAAATCTGCTGTTAAAAGTTGTCCAACCACAGTTTGACCAATGGCTTTTAAATTATCATTTGATGAAGAACTCATTAATTTTTCCACCTTATAAATTGTTTAAAACATATTAATATCTGCAAAATAATCTTTTTTTTTAATATAAATTTAGTTTGCAATTTTATTAAATTTATCCAAAAAAAATAAAAAAGGAATATTTTAAGCATTAATATTTGAGTTTCCAAATATCAGATCTCAACAGTATCAAAGCAAATATTGCTAAAAATACTGAACCATAGATCCCTGTTCCGAATGCAAAAATAGGATTGATCGATGTTGCAATGAAGTAGTTGGCCGTTGGATATATTGTATCTGGAACTAGGTGCAGTAATACTGCTATCCAGATGCTTTCTGTTTTTAAAACAGCGTAACTTAGAATAATTCCCATTAAAATGGTGTTAATGACCATTAATAATATTCCAAGCACGGATTGTCCGGGATAAATTACTCCCATCATGATGAGTGGAATGTGCCATAAACCCCATATAATTCCAAGTATTAGAACTCCTTTGTAACTGCCTAAAAGCGGGAATAGCCTGTCTTGGAGATATGCTCTCCACCCATATTCTTCTCCAAAGTAGTTGGGCCAGAGTACGAAGATCGACAATATTAAGCTGGGAATTAAAGTGGTTAAGAAAATGTACAGGTTATATTCTTTGCCAGGAATGCCCAATCCAGTAATATAATTAAAAAGATAGGTTAAAAGGATTACAGCTGAAAGAAGTAAGGGTATAATCAGGTAATAAATTAAATTTTTTCCAAAGTACAATCTTGAGTCTTTAAGGTTATTTCTCCATTTCTTTTTAAGGTTTAAAATGATCACAGTTATAATTCCAATAACAGCTACACTCATAGAAACCAGAGGTATTTCCGTTGTGTTGGTTGGGTGCAGTGAAACAAGAGGCAAACCAATAGTACCTATAAATGGTTTACCATAGCTTTCGAGGAGAAAAACAAGCACGTAGATCAGGAAGATGGAAAATATAATTTTAGTCTCATTGGTCAGTGCCTTAGATTTGAAGAAGGATAAACAGAATATGGCTGAAATAGCAGGTATGAACATATACACCTGAAGCGAACTAAACCATAATTTAGAAACTGGACTTGAAAAAGGTCCTAAAATCAAATAAACAGCTAAAGAAAAGATGAAAGTGGCGGTAAATGTTAAAATCAAAAAAGTAAATAATTCCTTTTTAAGCTGACTTTTTTCTATAGTATTGGTCAATAGTATATCCCACCTTTACTGATCTATGGTGGAATATGGATATATATAAATTTTTATAGTCACTCCACAGCTGCTTGTAATAATTCCATCATCTGTTGTGAAATTATAGAAAGAAAACTCTCCCTATAAAAAAAATTAAAATCGGTGATAAAATGTACGGTGGAATGAAAAGAGGACATAGGCATAGTGAAATGAAGAAGGGAATGATGAAAAAGATGTTCATGAATGAAATGTTCATGAATGAAGTAAAGGAACATCTTTCAGACGAAGATAAGAAGAAACTTCTAGCTGCAAAACTGGATATGAAAATATCAATGGGCAGAACAAAAATCTGAACTCATGAAAGAAAAGAAGAAAATTCTAGCAGCAAAATTTGATATGAAAACATCAATGGCAGACCAGAAAATTGAATTACTAAAAATGGCAAGGGATATGCTAAAAAAATAATTCAAAAAAATCTTTCCATATCCGAGCTAACAATATATATTTATTGGCTTTTTACTTTTTTAGACATTTTCCTCCACCTAATCAAATCTTAATTATCCTTCATAGCAGCACTTATCATAAATTATTGCCAAAGAATCCTACTATTCACTTATTCTGATTAATTTGAAATACACTAATTTTTGACATATTTTAGAAATAATTTTTATACAATGGATATCTAATACTAAATAAGGTGAATTTTATGGACGAGGAAAGATTAAACAAAATGGCAGATGATCTGTATCTGTTTTTTCCATTGTTTAGAAAAAAGCTTTTTAAACATAAAAAAAGGCCAGATAAAAATAAAATGCCACATTCATATTACCATATACTAAAGGTTCTTAGCAAACGCGGTGAACTGCCAATGTCTGAAATTGGAAGGCGAGTTTACATATCCAAGTCTAATATGACTTCATTAATAGATAAATTAGTTGAAAATGGACTGGCTGAACGTTTACCCGATGAAAATGATCGAAGAGTTATCAACATAGCCATAACAGATAAAGGAAGGAATCTAGTTGGGAAATGGCGAAGGCATTCAAATAATGACCTTAAAACGAAATTATCTACATTATCAGATGAGGACCAGGAAACCTTCTATGAATCAATTGAAAACATTCAAACCATCCTCAACAAGATAGATAATAATTAAAAAGTCTACAGTTTTTATAAGATATCTTCTTATTATACAAATATCTCAACTATTTCCAAAAAAACACACTGATATTGGGTTAAATTAATTAAAAGTTAGGCCCAATTTAATATAAGTGAAAAAATGGAAGATATAAAAGAAGTTAAATCGGTTCATTTAATATCGTTTACATTAATAGCATCTTCAACTGCTGCAATTTTAGCATTTATTTATGCAGTAATAATCTTATTCATATCTGGAATATTAGTGGTATTTATACCTCAAGTTGCAGGATTTAAAGATGTGATATCAGGTTTAGGTGTGGCATCTCTCATTATCTTGCCTATAGGTGCATATTTTCTTATTATGGCTGTAAGTTTATTTACAGCCCTTCTGTATAATGGTCTGGCCCAGAGAATATCAGGTTTCAAGGTGGGATTGGAGGGTAATGAAATAATTCACATTCCCAAAAAAATATTTGCTCTGTTAATTGCAACTATTGAGGGCATATGGGCATTTATACTGGGATTATTCCTTGCAGCTGCAGTTGTACCATTTACAGATATAATAAACAATTTAATTCAATATTTTATCAACACAATTCCCGACGCAGCAAATATTGCTGGAGTTTTACCCCTAAGCATAAGAGCCGATGGATTGTCACTTGCAGCAATGTTAATAATTGGATTTCCTGTAATTGTGTTTTTATTCGGATTTGTAAGCAGTGTATTATTTGCAGTATTCTACAACCAAATAGCTTCAAAGATCATTAAAATGGAGTTAGAATTTGAAAAGATATCAGGCACTCTCCACGAACTAAAATCATTACCAGTTGTAGCTACAGCAGCACCTGTTTCAGGTGCAGTTTTCGGTGCATTTGGAGTTATCATGGGATTCATAAGCCTTTTATCCCTGGCATTAACTAGAAATCCAAGTGTAACAAATTTAACAAACGATATTCTAATCATTGTAATGAATGGTTTGTTCTATTTTATTGGTTACTTCCTGATATTTGCATTAATTGCTGTAATTTATAATTTCCTGGCCCCCCGAATTGGGGGAATCAGATTAAACCTTGAATAATAAATTAGTATTTTTTTTTATCACCTATCCCAGAACAACAAAATCAATATAACTGGGACAATGCATACCAAGATCCGAGGATAATTGAACTTGCTGAATCAATAACAGAAGATAAAGAAACATCATGGGATAAATGCCCGGCAATTTTCTGTTATGTCCAAACAAATTATAAATGGCACGATCATGACAACACAGAATGTTCCCTTAACGAGGTAATGAACAATAAGACTGGTAACTGTTGTGAACTATCCCGACTCGAGATAGCCATGGTAACAAGCCTGGACATCGATGTTGAACAAGGTATAAACATTCAAATGATTACTTTATTATTCACATTTAACCCATGGGCACTTAGCAGCACAATTTAAGATAGATGATAACTGGGTAGATGCCGATGCAAGTACTGATGGTATCATATTTGGACAGGAAAACTCCATATACAGAGAAGATGGTGTGGTAGCATACTATGATGAACTACCATTTTAAACATACCAAACAAGAATGTTTAATAATTCTCTAACTTCAAAATTCTATCAATTTTTTTTTAAAAAATTTCATTTAGAACATCAAACATATAATAACATACATAAAAAAAAATCTTAAAAGGAAAAATACCATGAAAGTAAAAGAAGAAATTATTGGCAAAGAAGTTGTGGATATTTCAGGTAATGTAATTGGCCGTGTAAAAGATCTGGATGTAAACTTTGAAAACCAAACATTGGAATCCTTTGTTGTTGGTGACGGGGGAATCTTTGACAACCTTGGAAGTTCAAAGGGTGAAATAATAATTCCATACCATAAGATCAAAATAATAGGGGATAAAGTACTCCTTAACAACGAAATCCACAAACAATAAAACAATATCCAAGAAGATATAAAACAGAAATTTTACTGGAGTATTGAATAAAACATTCCTTAATCTTATTTTTTTACTAAGAATTTTAAAAAAAATTGAGAAATATGGCTTAAAACTCCTATCAATGTATGGGAACAGTATGATCCCTCTAACAAATCATCAATCTTCTATAAGAATCTAGCAACTGGGGCAGGTGGTAAAGTATTCCAATCGTCATTAAATCAGAGTGAACCTAAAATCTCAGGTACTAGAATAGTCTGGATGCAGAACATTGCACCAGAATACAATGCTATTTATGAGAGAAATCTTGCAACAACTTTTAAAGGTAAAATATATGCATCGGCATATGATCAGGAATCCCCTAGTATTTCCGGAACCAATGTTGTATGGGAACAGACACTTTCATCGGGTCAACCACTAATCTGCATGAAAAATCTTTTAACTGGACATGTTGGTAAACTAGTAGCAACAAAAGACCTACAGATGTTTCCTAATATTTCCGGATCCAGGGTTGTGTGGACGCAGATAACTACTTCAGGTGTTGTAACTCTTAACTATAAAAATTTAGCAACAGGATTCACATCAAAACTTGCAAGTTCCACATCTACAATATTTATGGCTGCTATTGATTGTACAAGGGTATTATGGATGGCAATAGGGCATGATGAACCATATACTTCATCATTATACTATAAAAATCTTGCAAGCGGAAAAAGTAGTAAAATTGGAACACCAAATATGTCTATATCTCCAGATATTTCGGGTACAAAAATTATATGGAATGAGGTTGATTCATCTGACCATTATTCCATATACATGAAGGATCTAGTAACTGGTGTAACCAAGAAACTGAATAGTAAATTAATAATAATAGTTCTCCGGGATGTTAAATAATAAATGACTCATTCAGGTTTATATTTTTTTAAAATTAACAAGATAGATAAATAACTCAATCTATTAAATATTGTCTTTATCTTAATGTTGGAGAATACCCCCTGTGTGAGGGTGGGGATGAATCCAACCACTACATATAAATAATAATTTAACAATAATTAATATTATCGTATGCGATAACCAAGCATACTACACTTAATCTAATCAGTACCGTAGGAACTACGGAAATTAAAGCTTCTCTGAAAAAAACCACATTAGTGGATTTAATGAAGGAAGAAGCTCCTTCCGAAAGGGAGGGGTAGTTCACTAGATTGGAGTTTAATTCTTAGTCATGTGTTATTGGATTTACTTACACTGTTTGTTTTAACAGTTTTTGGCGATGTATTGTTGATTTTAGCAGTATTTGTATGTGTTGTGGTTTTAGTTTTATTCTTATCCGACTTTGTAGTATCCTGTACTTTGGTTGGTGTTGCAGATGCAGGAGTGTAAGTTGTGTTATTTGTGGCTAAATTCATTGCTATATCTGCGGGTTGTGCGCTTGGTAATAATGGAAGTAGTAAATATCCTCCAGTAACTCCTAACATAATAATTAAAACTACTGTCAATCCTACCAATTTAGTATTTACATTATTATTTAAATCCGATGTTCTGGATTTCCTCTGCTGTTCAGGCAATTTAGCAAGCATTTATAATTCACCTATCCTCCAATAATTAATATCAAATAATTCAATAATATTAATTTTTATAATTCCTGCAAATTAAACCACCTTAATGCATCCTAATACAATTTAGATCAGTATAATTAATAAATTTTGTTGTCCAGATCAACAACTTCCATTATAAATAGGAAAAATTTAAAAAAATATTAATTACAAACTTAATTTTACAGATTCAATATCAATAAAATAGATTCGGTTGGTTAATGAATAAATCATAATTATTTCACCACAGATCAAAAACTTTATAAATCATGAAACAATAGTATTTTTAACTTTCAGAATATACAGAAAGTTCTGAAACTTAAAATAGTTTAGGTGGATAAAAAAAATGAACCAAACAATAGAAACAATAAAAAATAGAAGAAGTGTAAGACAATACCTTCCAGACCAAATTAAAGACCAGGAACTTGAAGACATTCTTGAAGCAGCCATATACGCACCAACTGCTCATAATGACCAGCCATGGAAGTTTACCATAATCCAGAACAGAGAACTTATAGATGAAATTAACCAAGGTGCCAAGGAAGCAATGAAAGGGGTGGACATTGAATGGATATCCAAACTCGGGGCAATGGAAGGATTTAACATATTCCACGGAGCACCCACCGCGGTAATAATATCTGGAAAAAAAGATGCAATATCTCCAATGGTAGACTGTTCAGCTGCAATTGAAAATATGCTGCTTGCAGCAGAAAGCATGGATATTGGGTCCTGCTGGATTGGATTTGCCAAGTTCTACTTCCTAAACCCAGAATCCTATAAGAAATTCGATATACCAGATGACCATGAAGTCTACTACGGAGTTGCACTGGGCTACAAGGTACGGGAAAATTCAGAAGCACCAGAAAGAAACAGGAACGTGTTCCAGTACTTCAGATAATTATTCATATATTATCAAATAATTATCAAAAAAATTTAT
This is a stretch of genomic DNA from Methanobacterium spitsbergense. It encodes these proteins:
- a CDS encoding DUF3471 domain-containing protein; this encodes MGNGSIIPCHVSNLDGIGPAGSMGCSVNNMVNWLKFQIADTGIYNGIRIVSKKNLDETRRGQIMTHSSDELYCLGWERAINSNPYKVRIYHGGDTTYSKTFVEVFPSKKLGIVIMVNAGQYGQAYRDSIGKKFNDLLNGKYNTNPWPLFKELNKPKNIPDPNPSIIKPKALITYTGTYYNPFYGNIKIITKKNSLYGYYGKNKQPYKLSYWNNDTFNDQVHSNQFGFTNIYKCKSQQLTIYLQNYSTVPAGTTSEFKRIK
- a CDS encoding prenyltransferase/squalene oxidase repeat-containing protein is translated as MSVWHEELKVNPVSNLLSLGNEAIKYFTLRDLLGKKVESIEMLWELPQANKILKKQEDNGSWKYPTGPNQMDHVDYNQYQTYLILGELVEKYGFNKEHKSIQKAAEYIFKSQSEEGDFRGIYANQYSTTYSPAIMELLIKAGYNNDPRILKGFDWLLSIRQNDGGWALPFRTMGFNIGDAFNNKELIQPDKSKPFSHLVTAMVLRAFAAHSKYRKSDHAKKAGQLLISCFFTNDKYPDRKSKNFWERVSFPFLYTDIISALDPLYFLGFNTQNPKIKGGLEFLKNKQNENGNFNLKITRGSDKDLPYWISLAVCRLFKRYSS
- a CDS encoding SOUL family heme-binding protein: MTETPKYSVEKKDEDIEIRVYPGYILAQVDVESDYDQAIGLGFRILANYIFGGNKKRSNIPMTAPVSGENISVSEKIPMTIPVTEEAMHSEKIEMTAPVSEEVVDEPEKIEMVVPVTEEDSGKHTYRISFTMPSKYTLDTLPEPEDNRIIFKEIRNQKMVVLRFRGRVNHKLAHKEMEELKGWMEKEGIKPKSNYIVAQYNNPVVPGFFRRNEVMVEI
- a CDS encoding SRPBCC domain-containing protein — encoded protein: MKEIYTEIQINASPSTVWNILTDFDDFRRWNPFIKEILGNLKVGSQIYVQIKPPNSNAMKFKPKLLKYEPEKEIRWIGKFYLPKLVDGEHNLSIKKLDNENVLFVQKETFRGLLVPFISGLLKDTKTGFELMNKELKKEAEQK
- a CDS encoding alpha/beta fold hydrolase, giving the protein MSSSSNDNLKAIGQTVVGQLLTADFAGVRSRFDSQMESLSEDKLKESWEKIVIEAGSLMQILPSKFTEKDHHRIIVIKCQFQRFNVDVQIVFNEKEQISGLFFIPVNMPYHTPEYVDKSLFHELDVTVGEGKWALPGTLTLPEGSGPFPCVILVHGSGPNDMDETIGPNKPFRDLAWGLASQGVAVLRYDKRTFKYAKEFTAQDIDEITVKEEVIDDAQEAVRLMHNIKSIDPKNIFVMGHSLGATVMPRIAIDQDLSGAVMMAGITRSLEETILDQLTYLYNLTGSITEEQKQELETLKVNVVKLKDPELVDTMSRQDMPLGIPMVYWKDLHDNNPVDIVKDLKIPLLILQGERDYQVLAAVDFEGWKKALDKNTNASFKVFPKLNHLFIKGEGKSTPQEYAVEGHVHKDVIDTLVKWIFENIR
- a CDS encoding CPBP family intramembrane glutamic endopeptidase is translated as MTNTIEKSQLKKELFTFLILTFTATFIFSLAVYLILGPFSSPVSKLWFSSLQVYMFIPAISAIFCLSFFKSKALTNETKIIFSIFLIYVLVFLLESYGKPFIGTIGLPLVSLHPTNTTEIPLVSMSVAVIGIITVIILNLKKKWRNNLKDSRLYFGKNLIYYLIIPLLLSAVILLTYLFNYITGLGIPGKEYNLYIFLTTLIPSLILSIFVLWPNYFGEEYGWRAYLQDRLFPLLGSYKGVLILGIIWGLWHIPLIMMGVIYPGQSVLGILLMVINTILMGIILSYAVLKTESIWIAVLLHLVPDTIYPTANYFIATSINPIFAFGTGIYGSVFLAIFALILLRSDIWKLKY
- a CDS encoding MarR family winged helix-turn-helix transcriptional regulator, with protein sequence MDEERLNKMADDLYLFFPLFRKKLFKHKKRPDKNKMPHSYYHILKVLSKRGELPMSEIGRRVYISKSNMTSLIDKLVENGLAERLPDENDRRVINIAITDKGRNLVGKWRRHSNNDLKTKLSTLSDEDQETFYESIENIQTILNKIDNN
- a CDS encoding transglutaminase domain-containing protein, whose protein sequence is MELAESITEDKETSWDKCPAIFCYVQTNYKWHDHDNTECSLNEVMNNKTGNCCELSRLEIAMVTSLDIDVEQGINIQMITLLFTFNPWALSSTI
- a CDS encoding PRC-barrel domain-containing protein, with protein sequence MKVKEEIIGKEVVDISGNVIGRVKDLDVNFENQTLESFVVGDGGIFDNLGSSKGEIIIPYHKIKIIGDKVLLNNEIHKQ
- a CDS encoding nitroreductase family protein codes for the protein MNQTIETIKNRRSVRQYLPDQIKDQELEDILEAAIYAPTAHNDQPWKFTIIQNRELIDEINQGAKEAMKGVDIEWISKLGAMEGFNIFHGAPTAVIISGKKDAISPMVDCSAAIENMLLAAESMDIGSCWIGFAKFYFLNPESYKKFDIPDDHEVYYGVALGYKVRENSEAPERNRNVFQYFR